Proteins encoded together in one Vigna angularis cultivar LongXiaoDou No.4 chromosome 5, ASM1680809v1, whole genome shotgun sequence window:
- the LOC108339822 gene encoding early nodulin-like protein 3: MATFIFRSNKAVHAFVGCLCLLLMVQKGASYDFVVGGQKGWSVPNDPTFNPFNQWAEKSRFQVGDSLVFNYQSGQDSVLYVKSEDYASCNTDSPYSKFSDGHTVFKLDKSGPHFFISGSKDNCLKNEKLTVIVLAERNKNSNQSTNASPPSPQSSSSSPPPTTGQEGQSPTSDTNQTPSPVSEPPPPNAAASAFLSLAGSVGAFMVSVIMLLSF; the protein is encoded by the exons ATGGCCACATTCATCTTTAGGTCTAACAAAGCAGTGCATGCCTTTGTTGGCTGTCTTTGTCTTCTGCTGATGGTTCAAAAGGGTGCTTCCTATGATTTTGTAGTTGGTGGCCAAAAGGGTTGGAGTGTTCCCAATGATCCCACTTTCAATCCTTTCAATCAATGGGCAGAAAAGAGCCGTTTTCAAGTTGGAGACTCCCTTG TGTTCAACTACCAATCTGGCCAAGACTCAGTGCTGTATGTAAAGAGTGAAGACTATGCGAGCTGCAACACCGATTCACCTTATTCAAAATTCTCTGATGGCCATACAGTCTTCAAGCTAGACAAATCAGGGCCTCACTTTTTCATAAGTGGAAGCAAAGACAACTGcctgaaaaatgaaaagttaacaGTGATTGTGCTTGCTGAAAGGAACAAAAACAGCAACCAAAGCACCAATGCTTCTCCACCTTCACCacaatcatcatcttcatcaccaccaCCTACTACTGGGCAAGAGGGTCAATCTCCAACTTCAGACACAAACCAAACACCAAGCCCTGTTAGTGAACCTCCACCTCCCAATGCTGCTGCTTCAGCCTTTCTCTCTCTTGCTGGCTCTGTTGGAGCATTCATGGTTTCAGTCATCATGCTTTTATCTTTCTAA